The genomic DNA aaaaaatttcacattctttttagatcattgacatatatattattgtttacctttttttttgtttttagcaaaGTAGAAAAATTTAAGggaaaattcctaaaaaaacaccaactatttaatatttatcaaaaaaaaacatgaacttttttcattgccagaaaaatacgcagactattttttagttggtaaaaaatacacgaactattatttttttccagtttctcCTCGTCTCCGTTACAATCGTTAACAGTATTATGACGGtgttactatttttgaaaaatattccagaaaaaaacacaaactatttatttgttgccagaaaaatacatgaacttttttttctttgcatgaaaaatacataatttttcatttcttatttttccattaataatgttagagatcataactcataacttTCTCTGTTGTCTTGAACTTCATTCAAGTTTTCACTACTATTTAGgataactaaattcaagaacaaaaatacacaattagattaatcgatttcgaaatttctcaattagtgttgtttttggatttatattgactttacaaattttgaaacttcatcAACACTTCTCTAAAATTTTATGAGATCTCCACCTTTGTAGACCTTTCtatacatttcaaaaatattcatctCTTTATTTTAGTACCTTTTATGATGCTTATAGCGAGTGTAAATCATCAAATGGGCTGGTGTACACAAACTTGATCGAGATCGTAGATTATAGTCATTTTGTGGGACATCAACTCTTGTAACCTAACCAGATTCACCATTTATTTATGCAAAAATAATACTAActgagaaatttggaaatcgattaatctaattgtgtatttttgttcttgaatttagttatcATAAATAGTAGTGAAAACTTGTATGAAGTTCAAGAGAATAGAGAAAgttatgatctctaacattgttagtggaaaaaaaaatgaaaattatgtatttttcaggcaaagaaaaaaaagttcatgtatttttatggcaaaaaataaatagtttgtgtttttttctggaactttttttaaaaatagtaacgCCGTCACAATACCGTTAACGGTCGTAACGGAGACGAGGATaaactggaaaaaaataatagttcgtgtattttttatcaactaaaaaatagtcTACGTATTTTTCTCGCAACGgaaaaagttcatgtttttttttggcaaatattAAATGGTCGGTGTTTTTATCGGGAATTTTCCcaaaaatttaacatatattttagatattttacataaattaattataaaaagaaaaatatttacatattaatatatatctttattctattatatgcatatatatattatttttattttttcaatcaaCTCATTGGTAACCCAAAACCCTAATGGGTTTACCCCGATAAACCCACGAACCCATCAAaacccatttatttatatgggtAAAAAAACTTAACCCATATCCGTTTAAATAATAGACAAACAGGGTAAACTCATGGgtttctacccattttgacacccctagtCGTGTATTGGAGGATTTTAAGTGATTTAggaaaattgaaattttgatagattttatggaagttgatatgatttattgtaaaaaaaattcaaatcctacctaaaaccatgagatttgaatttttctatttttaaccTCCAGAAtcactaaaaacattaaaattcaaatccacaaactgttttgaataacagtggattttaaagtcgatttttaaattatcagtttaataacaagattttagtagactttttaaaatacatgattgaataacataatatttgtaaattttacacacgtcacttaaaatatcaagttgaatacacccatCTAAGATTCAATACAccaattctttataaattgttccatttgaaaaatatatatttccgaTTAGAATTTATCATATCTCGGTTTGTTTAAACATGGAAAACAcgaattcaaatattatgttccaaatttataaaatttatattattttttactttttgaagtAGAAACTGCATGAATCatgatgtccaaaaaaaaaggagtaaaaGTGATGAAGATTTTCCCTACCACCAAAATGTTAAAAGATATAGAATAACAGAGTGTAATAATGAGTCTATCATTAAAAATTGTTAGGTATTATTGACTTGTTCAGTTCAAACGAAAGTAATAAATACGTCGTGCCACTTATTCGTTTGTATGTGTATATCGCAATTAGTAGAACACACCTCAACGTGTGTTATAATCCTAGTACTTCTTCATTGCATATTGATATTTGACGTAATATATGTTAttgattaaaaagaataaaaagagttGATCTAGTAATTAAATGACTGTTTATTATAagcaaatcataaacaaataaatataagaaacttCATGTTAAGAGTATTGTGAATATAGGAAATTTACAAATGAAAGATGGTAGGAGAGATCTACAACCACTCAAAGTTTAGATATCAGAGATGAAAACCAATTTTGTAAGAATACAATTTCTTCTTGGCATCATTATTAATACTAGTTGCTTTGTCATGCTTGACATGTTTCAACAAAAATCGACACTATTCCACTACCATCTCATATTTTCATGTCTTCACCACATTAAAGAAAAATGCATCATCGCTACAAAATATGAatcgtattttttttaaagaaaacctcaaatcaattatattatttatctttagtTTGGGAATACAACAAATCCGAAGATAATTAAAGCGATGAGTACGTTAAGCACTCTTcgtataataattttttttttttaaagaaaaacttCTTCAAGTGTAGTAGACACATGAACCGTGACTTGGGTCGTTAAAAATAAAACAGCCCGTTCTGCCAAAACTGCAAGCACTATCGATACGAccattattttgataataaaaGTTCATGGCATACGATGCATGGTCTAGTAAAGTATTAGGTTCATAGCAACTTCCACCGGGCTGGATCGGTCTACAGTCAACATTATTAAAGCTACAAGCATAATCGATATTAGCTTGTAACTGTTCGGTCGACGCAGTGTACTTCGCTATACACCATTGTCTGTTGCTAGTCACGACAGGAATCGCCACAGCAGATAGAAGGAGAAAGAATGTTAACAGCTGCGATGAcatttggaacaaaaaaaaaaagataaagaatttTTGTAATGTGTATTATATATTGTAAGAATGTAATGTTGTGCGTATATCATTTCAGTGTGATTACGAGGTTCTTATATAGAGATGCAATGGAGAACTAATCAGTGAGTTTATGATCGAAGACAAATTAAGGATTTGGGAATCACAATGATATGGAAATTACATATGGAGTAAGTATCTGTTAATGGTACGTTTTTGCAAGTACATGGAAATATATACTAAAGACTTTTCAAGAtggaaaatatacaaaagacTTTTTCAAATTCTTGGGAAGAGAGACTCAAAAGGTGACAAATCAGAGAGGTGTAtttaggggtgtcaaaatggataatctgacccgacccgacccaTACCCACATGAGTTAGAGATTTTTGTGGGCAGGTTCAACCCGACCCATCTATTATAATGGGTTGAATTTATATACTCAAACCCAATTATTAAAAATCCAATGGCTAAATGGGTTATATGAGTtacccatatataaataaaataataaaaaataattgatattaaatccataatatatttatataaaatagaattagaAAACCAACCAATGTTTTTAAGCTTAAAAAGTTAATAtctagatattaaaaaatttcacattctttttagatcattgacatatatattattgtttacctttttttttgtttttagcaaaGTAGAAAAATTTAAGggaaaattcctaaaaaaacaccaactatttaatatttatcaaaaaaaaacatgaacttttttcattgccagaaaaatacgcagactattttttagttggtaaaaaatacacgaactattatttttttccagtttctcCTCGTCTCCGTTACAATCGTTAACAGTATTATGACGGtgttactatttttgaaaaatattccagaaaaaaacacaaactatttatttgttgccagaaaaatacatgaacttttttttctttgcatgaaaaatacataatttttcatttcttatttttccattaataatgttagagatcataactcataacttTCTCTGTTGTCTTGAACTTCATTCAAGTTTTCACTACTATTTAGgataactaaattcaagaacaaaaatacacaattagattaatcgatttcgaaatttctcaattagtgttgtttttggatttatattgactttacaaattttgaaacttcatcAACACTTCTCTAAAATTTTATGAGATCTCCACCTTTGTAGACCTTTCtatacatttcaaaaatattcatctCTTTATTTTAGTACCTTTTATGATGCTTATAGCGAGTGTAAATCATCAAATGGGCTGGTGTACACAAACTTGATCGAGATCGTAGATTATAGTCATTTTGTGGGACATCAACTCTTGTAACCTAACCAGATTCACCATTTATTTATGCAAAAATAATACTAActgagaaatttggaaatcgattaatctaattgtgtatttttgttcttgaatttagttatcATAAATAGTAGTGAAAACTTGTATGAAGTTCAAGAGAATAGAGAAAgttatgatctctaacattgttagtggaaaaaaaaatgaaaattatgtatttttcaggcaaagaaaaaaaagttcatgtatttttatggcaaaaaataaatagtttgtgtttttttctggaactttttttaaaaatagtaacgCCGTCACAATACCGTTAACGGTCGTAACGGAGACGAGGATaaactggaaaaaaataatagttcgtgtattttttatcaactaaaaaatagtcTACGTATTTTTCTCGCAACGgaaaaagttcatgtttttttttggcaaatattAAATGGTCGGTGTTTTTATCGGGAATTTTCCcaaaaatttaacatatattttagatattttacataaattaattataaaaagaaaaatatttacatattaatatatatctttattctattatatgcatatatatattatttttattttttcaatcaaCTCATTGGTAACCCAAAACCCTAATGGGTTTACCCCGATAAACCCACGAACCCATCAAaacccatttatttatatgggtAAAAAAACTTAACCCATATCCGTTTAAATAATAGACAAACAGGGTAAACTCATGGgtttctacccattttgacacccctagtCGTGTATTGGAGGATTTTAAGTGATTTAggaaaattgaaattttgatagattttatggaagttgatatgatttattgtaaaaaaaattcaaatcctacctaaaaccatgagatttgaatttttctatttttaaccTCCAGAAtcactaaaaacattaaaattcaaatccacaaactgttttgaataacagtggattttaaagtcgatttttaaattatcagtttaataacaagattttagtagactttttaaaatacatgattgaataacataatatttgtaaattttacacacgtcacttaaaatatcaagttgaatacacccatCTAAGATTCAATACAccaattctttataaattgttccatttgaaaaatatatatttccgaTTAGAATTTATCATATCTCGGTTTGTTTAAACATGGAAAACAcgaattcaaatattatgttccaaatttataaaatttatattattttttactttttgaagtAGAAACTGCATGAATCatgatgtccaaaaaaaaaggagtaaaaGTGATGAAGATTTTCCCTACCACCAAAATGTTAAAAGATATAGAATAACAGAGTGTAATAATGAGTCTATCATTAAAAATTGTTAGGTATTATTGACTTGTTCAGTTCAAACGAAAGTAATAAATACGTCGTGCCACTTATTCGTTTGTATGTGTATATCGCAATTAGTAGAACACACCTCAACGTGTGTTATAATCCTAGTACTTCTTCATTGCATATTGATATTTGACGTAATATATGTTAttgattaaaaagaataaaaagagttGATCTAGTAATTAAATGACTGTTTATTATAagcaaatcataaacaaataaatataagaaacttCATGTTAAGAGTATTGTGAATATAGGAAATTTACAAATGAAAGATGGTAGGAGAGATCTACAACCACTCAAAGTTTAGATATCAGAGATGAAAACCAATTTTGTAAGAATACAATTTCTTCTTGGCATCATTATTAATACTAGTTGCTTTGTCATGCTTGACATGTTTCAACAAAAATCGACACTATTCCACTACCATCTCATATTTTCATGTCTTCACCACATTAAAGAAAAATGCATCATCGCTACAAAATATGAatcgtattttttttaaagaaaacctcaaatcaattatattatttatctttagtTTGGGAATACAACAAATCCGAAGATAATTAAAGCGATGAGTACGTTAAGCACTCTTcgtataataattttttttttttaaagaaaaacttCTTCAAGTGTAGTAGACACATGAACCGTGACTTGGGTCGTTAAAAATAAAACAGCCCGTTCTGCCAAAACTGCAAGCACTATCGATACGAccattattttgataataaaaGTTCATGGCATACGATGCATGGTCTAGTAAAGTATTAGGTTCATAGCAACTTCCACCGGGCTGGATCGGTCTACAGTCAACATTATTAAAGCTACAAGCATAATCGATATTAGCTTGTAACTGTTCGGTCGACGCAGTGTACTTCGCTATACACCATTGTCTGTTGCTAGTCACGACAGGAATCGCCACAGCAGATAGAAGGAGAAAGAATGTTAACAGCTGCGATGAcatttggaacaaaaaaaa from Camelina sativa cultivar DH55 chromosome 2, Cs, whole genome shotgun sequence includes the following:
- the LOC104740965 gene encoding major pollen allergen Ole e 10-like, producing the protein MSSQLLTFFLLLSAVAIPVVTSNRQWCIAKYTASTEQLQANIDYACSFNNVDCRPIQPGGSCYEPNTLLDHASYAMNFYYQNNGRIDSACSFGRTGCFIFNDPSHGSCVYYT